One window of the Eucalyptus grandis isolate ANBG69807.140 chromosome 8, ASM1654582v1, whole genome shotgun sequence genome contains the following:
- the LOC120286827 gene encoding LOW QUALITY PROTEIN: germin-like protein 9-3 (The sequence of the model RefSeq protein was modified relative to this genomic sequence to represent the inferred CDS: deleted 1 base in 1 codon), with amino-acid sequence MANYELVVALVLSLSLFRLTSAGDPDILTDFVAPNGTNVDGNFFTYTGMRSLMGFNPPTTFTVTKASLKEFPALDGQSVSFAVLEFPPGSVNPPHTHPRGSELLFLIYGSLEVGFVDTTNKLFTQTLQTGDMFIFPKGLVHYQYIFNQTDFAVAVSAFGSASAGTVSVPVTVFGTNIDDGILAKSFNTNVSTIQALKAGLTPPPTKA; translated from the exons ATGGCCAACTATGAGCTCGTTGTGGCATTAGTCCTCAGCTTGTCCCTTTTTCGCTTAACGAGCGCCGGCGATCCCGACATTCTTACTGACTTTGTGGCCCCGAATGGCACCAACGTCGATGGCAACTTCTTCACGTACACCGGCATGAGGTCTCTCATGGGGTTTAATCCCCCGACTACATTTACGGTGACCAAAGCAAGTTTAAAGGAGTTCCCTGCTCTCGACGGGCAAAGCGTCTCGTTTGCGGTCCTCGAATTCCCGCCCGGCTCAGTGAAC CCCCCACACACCCATCCCCGCGGATCGGAGCTCCTGTTCCTCATATACGGGTCCCTCGAGGTCGGGTTCGTCGACACGACCAACAAGCTCTTCACTCAGACCCTCCAAACTGGCGACATGTTCATATTCCCCAAGGGACTTGTCCACTATCAGTACATTTTTAATCAGACCGACTTCGCGGTGGCAGTCTCTGCATTCGGGAGCGCGAGCGCGGGAACAGTGTCAGTCCCTGTGACCGTGTTCGGGACCAACATCGACGATGGGATCCTGGCTAAATCTTTCAACACTAATGTTTCCACCATTCAAGCACTGAAGGCTGGCCTCACACCCCCACCCACCAAAGCATGA